CCCTCCTCCCCCGACTGGAGCGGCGGCCTGGCTGCCACCTGGCGGCCCGGTGAGACGGGTGCACAGCAGCGCCTGGAAGACTTCCTGGACGGGCCCATCGAGGATTACGGAACCGGCCGGAACCTGCCCGGCACCGAAGGCACCAGCAGGCTGTCACCGCACCTGCGGTTCGGGGAAGTCAGCCCGTTCCGCGTGTGGCGGGAGATCCGGCGCCGGCATCCGCACAACGTCCCTTCCGACGTCGGTACCTACCGGGCCGAGCTGGGCTGGCGGGAATTCAACTGGCACCTGCTCTACCACAACCCGGATTTAGCCACCCGCAACTTCCGCCCGGCCTTCGATAACTTCCAGTGGGCCCCCACCACCCGTGAAGAGCTTGCCGCCTGGCAGCAGGGCAACACGGGCTACCCGCTGGTGGATGCCGGGATGCGGCAGTTGTGGCAGACAGGCTGGATGCACAACCGGGTTCGGATGGCCGCCGCGTCGTTCCTGGTTAAGAACCTCCTCACCGACTGGCGGATCGGGGAGGAATGGTTCTGGGACACGCTGGTGGACGCGGACGCCGCCAACAACCCCGCCAACTGGCAGTGGGTGGCCGGGTCCGGGGCGGACGCCTCGCCCTACTACCGGATCTTCAATCCCGTCACGCAGAGCAAGAAGTTCGACGCCGGCGGCAGCTACCTGCGGACCTTCATCCCGGAGCTCCGGGACGTCGAGGGCAAGGGCATCCACGAGCCGTGGACGGTTGAAGCGGAAGGCTATCCCAAGCCGCTCGTGGACCTGGCCGAATCGCGGGAGCGGGCCCTGGACGCCTACCAGAAGATCAAAAGCGCCTGACCAAGCACAAGGCAGCGCCGCAGCCTTTAGCGGCTGACCTTGCCCATCAGGGAGGCGATGGGCCGCAGGAAGATGGGGCGGGCGAGGAACCATGCGGCCACCATAACGGCGACGGAGGCAAGGAACACCCAGAAGCCGAACCAGCCGTCGTCGTCGCTCCCTCCGTACATGTGGTTCAGGTTCCGCAGCGCGCCGGTGGTAAGCACCAGGAAGACGTGGACCACGATGAACGCCACGAAGTAGATCATGACCGGGAAGTGGACGGCACGGGCCCATTCGATGGGGAACGCCTTGTTCAGGCTGGCTGCCTTCCTGGGCCAGGCGCCGGACATCCGCAGGCCCGTGATGAACGCCAGCGGCGCCGCGATGAAAACGGTCACGAAGTAGGCCAGCAGCTGCAGCGCGTTGTAGTTGATCCAGCCGTCCTCAGTGGGCCAGTCCAGGGAGGCGTACTGCAGTGCGGCCGAGAGCGCGTTGGGGAAAATGTCCCAGCTGGTGGGAACGATGCGCATCCATTGCCCTGTGGCGAACAGCAGGACGGCGAAGATGAGCCCGTTCAGGATCCAGAGCGCATCCAGAGTCAGGTGGAACCAGAGCTCAAGGCTGATCTTGGTGGGCGCGTTCCTTGTACGGATCAAGCCCTTGTTGTTCCTGGTCCAGTGGCCGCTGGGCCGCGTGGTGGTCCGCACCTGCCAGCCGGTGCGGATGATCAGGAGCAGGAAGAAAGCGTTGAGGAAGTGCTGCCACGCCAGCCAGGCCGGAAACCCTACAGGGGCGTCGCCCGGCAGTTTCGACTGGCCCGGGTAGTCGGCGACGAAGGAAGCCACCGCCGGCAGCCCCATGAGCAGTTTGGCGATCAGCACCACCAGGACCACGGCCACGAGGACGGCGGGAACCATCCAGTAAAGCCGGGACCGCTTGCCCGTCGCGGCGCCGGGCTTCTTCGTGGGTGTGGCCATCGAACAACATACCTCTCAGGAAGGACTGGGGCTGCCCGCAGATCGCGGGGCCCTTCGAAAGAGAATACTAGGAACTGGGCGCATCCAAGGAAACGAAAAACCCCGGCCGGCGTAACTGCCGGTCGGGGCCTTTATAAGTTGCGGGGACAGGATTTGAACCTGTGACCTCTGGGTTATGAGCCCAGCGAGCTACCGAACTGCTCCACCCCGCGTCGCTTGATCAACATTACCCTACTTTTGCCGGCGCCCCGACCACGCAGGCCCTAAGGCCCGTCCCCGGCGACGTAGCGTGGTCACGTCAGGTGCAGCTATGGCAAAGTTCGACGGCGGTGCTGCCGCGGCCGCCCGTGCCGGGCAAAGCAAAAGGCCCGGACACTGTTTCCAGTGTCCGGGCCTTTCCTCAGTTGCGGGGACAGGATTTGAACCTGTGACCTCTGGGTTATGAGCCCAGCGAGCTACCGAACTGCTCCACCCCGCGTCGCAAGAACTACTTTACCGGGAGGTGAACCCGAGGCCAAATCGGAGCGGCGTGACGTCCGTTACGCCAGCCCGGCACCCGCTCCCCCAAGGGCTCAAGTGCCGGGCTGCCGCCGTCGTACTACCGCCCCGCTGAGGCGGACGGTGCAGGCGTGGCCGAAGGCGAGGCGGATGCTGCGGGGGCCGGGTTGGCCTCAGGAGCAGTGGCCGGGATCTTAGCCTCGGCGTCCATGGCCTTCTTCAGCGCCGCCGCAACCTTCTTCTGCGCGTCACCATAGGCAGCGAAGTCGCCGGCCGCAAGCGCGCTCTGGCCGGCCTGGATAGCCGAGTTCGCCTCATCCAGCGCCGCCTTCAGCTGGGCTTTCGCATCCGCCTCCGCCGGTGTGGTGGGCGCCGCCGGACCAGCCGGCGTCTGGCCGTTGTTGGCGGAGTCACCTGCGGCCGCCCCGGAATCCCCGCCAAAGAGCTGCTTGAGCGCGGCGTCCAGGGTAGGCGCGAAGCCCACCTTGTCACCAAAGGCCACCAGGACGCGCTGCAGCGTCGGGTAGGACGTCTCACCCGTCGACTTGAGGTAGACCGGCTGCACGTAGAGGATGCCGCCGCCCACGGGCAGGGTCAGCAGGTTGCCGTTCAGGACGTCCGAGGCGCCCTGCCGCAGCAGGTTGAGCGCCTGGGACACCGTGGGATCGGAGTTGAACTTGTTCTGCGCTTGCCCGGGACCGGGAACTTGAGTTTCCGGCGGGATCTGCAGGAGCCGCAGCTTGCCGTAGCCGTCCGCCTTCACGCCGGCCTGGTTGCCTGCGTCCGAGTCAGCGGCGAGGAAGCCGTACAGGACGTTGCGGGCGTTTCCGTTGACGATCTGCGGGATGAACGACGACGTCAGCTGGAAGGCAGGCTTCTGCTGGTCCGGCATCTGCAGCGACATGTAGAACGGCGGCTGCTTCACGTCCGTGCTCACGGTGGGATCGGCAGGCGTGCTCCACGCGTCGTTGTTCTTGTAGAAGCTGGTGGGATCTGTCACGTGGTACTGCCCCAGCAGTTCACGCTGGACCTTGAACAGGTCCTCCGGGTACCGGACGTGGCTCATCAGGGCGCCGGACATCTCTGAATACGGCTTCAGCGTTGAGGGGAAGACCTTCTGCCAGGCCTTCAGGACAGGATCCGTATCGTCCCAGGCATACAGGGTGACCGAACCG
This window of the Pseudarthrobacter defluvii genome carries:
- a CDS encoding cryptochrome/photolyase family protein; translation: MASSEGTSLVWLRDDLRLDDNPALSEAAGRGLPFTVVYILDEQSQGVRPLGGAARWWLHHSLAALSADLESRGSRLVLRRGPAGEAIRTLATQTKADHLFWNRRYGQPERTIDADLKEWAGGHGMQASSYQANLLFEPWTVKTGAGGPYKVYSPFWRACLASQDIRNPFEAPDTLPEPAPSGRGLPASDTLSSWNLLPSSPDWSGGLAATWRPGETGAQQRLEDFLDGPIEDYGTGRNLPGTEGTSRLSPHLRFGEVSPFRVWREIRRRHPHNVPSDVGTYRAELGWREFNWHLLYHNPDLATRNFRPAFDNFQWAPTTREELAAWQQGNTGYPLVDAGMRQLWQTGWMHNRVRMAAASFLVKNLLTDWRIGEEWFWDTLVDADAANNPANWQWVAGSGADASPYYRIFNPVTQSKKFDAGGSYLRTFIPELRDVEGKGIHEPWTVEAEGYPKPLVDLAESRERALDAYQKIKSA
- a CDS encoding cytochrome b/b6 domain-containing protein; translated protein: MATPTKKPGAATGKRSRLYWMVPAVLVAVVLVVLIAKLLMGLPAVASFVADYPGQSKLPGDAPVGFPAWLAWQHFLNAFFLLLIIRTGWQVRTTTRPSGHWTRNNKGLIRTRNAPTKISLELWFHLTLDALWILNGLIFAVLLFATGQWMRIVPTSWDIFPNALSAALQYASLDWPTEDGWINYNALQLLAYFVTVFIAAPLAFITGLRMSGAWPRKAASLNKAFPIEWARAVHFPVMIYFVAFIVVHVFLVLTTGALRNLNHMYGGSDDDGWFGFWVFLASVAVMVAAWFLARPIFLRPIASLMGKVSR